A region from the Cryptococcus decagattii chromosome 5, complete sequence genome encodes:
- a CDS encoding mRNA surveillance protein pelota, with protein MKLINKHIEKDGSGYVTLRPEDDEDMWHVYNLIAEGDRVRAMAVRRVQTVSSTGSSDSYRVRTNLTLEVTKTTFSPAASSSQGNERGEKKEPTACLQISGKVVEENEFVKMGAYHTLDLEANRDFRLTKENGWDSVALERIQESTQEGRGAEVGAIVCGQGTAALCLLSEHMTVIRQRIDMPVPRKRKGGTSAHDKAVENFFSTVYQAILRLIPFQTLKAIVIASPGFTKDALYDYIFQQATLQSNKPLLASRSKWIKVHSTTSHVHGLVEALRAPEVAKMLSGAKFAREGLGLDKFHKMLATDELRAWYGPEHVALAVDRGAVGTLLISDNLFRSSDPTTRTHYVKMVESVRAVGGEVLIFSSMHESGQQLNMLTGIAAILTYPLDIEVVELEEREEKERIEREKAEKEQAVES; from the exons ATGAAGCTCATCAACAAGCATATAGAGAAGGACGGTTCG GGTTATGTCACCCTTAGGCcggaagatgatgaggatatGTGGCATGTGTACAACCTCATTGCCGAG GGTGACCGAGTCCGCGCCATGGCAGTCCGCAGAGTCCAAACAGTCTCTTCAACAGGTTCCTCCGACTCTTACCGCGTCCGCACCAATTTGACCCTTGAAGTGACAAAAACGACATTCTCGCCGGCTGCATCGAGTAGTCAAGGGAACGAAAggggggagaagaaggagccAACAGCCTGTTTACAGATTTCGGGGAaagtggtggaggagaatgagTTTGTGAAGATGGGGGCGTATCATACTTTAGATCTTGAGG CGAATAGGGATTTCAGGTTGACAAAGGAGAATGGATGGGATTCTGTCGCCCTGGAACGTATACAGGAGAGTACTCAAGAAGGCAGAGGAGCAGAAGTTGGCGCTATCGTCTGCGGCCAAG GCACTGCAGCTTTGTGTCTCCTATCAGAACACATGACTGTCATTCGACAACGAATAGACATGCCCGTCCCCCGTAAACGCAAAGGTGGAACATCGGCGCATGACAAGGCCGTCGAAAATTTCTTTTCTACAGTGTACCAAGCTATCCTCCGCCTTATTCCTTTCCAGACACTCAAGGCAATCGTCATTGCCTCTCCCGGGTTTACTAAAGATGCGCTGTACGACTACATTTTCCAACAAGCGACTTTGCAGTCGAATAAACCGTTATTGGCGAGTCGGTCAAAGTGGATAAAGGTGCATTCGACGACGAGCCATGTACATGGGCTGGTAGAGGCGTTGAGAGCGCCAGAAGTGGCAAAAATGTTGTCTGGTGCTAAATTTGCCAGAGAAGGTCTCGGACTGGATAA ATTCCACAAGATGCTAGCAACCGATGAACTACGAGCATGGTATGGCCCAGAACACGTCGCTCTCGCCGTTGATCGCGGAGCCGTTGGTaccctcctcatctccgATAATCTCTTCCGATCATCCGACCCCACCACCCGAACACATTACGTGAAAATGGTCGAATCTGTTCGGGCCGTAGGCGGCGAAGTGCTCATTTTCTCATCGATGCACGAATCTGGCCAACAATTGAACATGTTAACCGGTATAGCGGCAATTTTGACCTATCCATTGGATATTGAGGTAGtggagctggaggagagggaggagaaagaaaggattgagagagaaaaggctGAAAAAGAGCAGGCGGTGGAGAGTTAG